One part of the Raphanus sativus cultivar WK10039 chromosome 7, ASM80110v3, whole genome shotgun sequence genome encodes these proteins:
- the LOC108816223 gene encoding flowering-promoting factor 1-like protein 2 — MSGVWVFKNGVIRLVENPNQSGGVTHGRRNVLVYLPTGEVVSSYSSLEQILMSLGWERYFNGDPDLIQYHKRSSIDLISLPRDFSKFNSVYMYDIVIKNPNTFHVRDFH, encoded by the coding sequence ATGTCAGGCGTTTGGGTGTTCAAAAACGGAGTAATACGCCTAGTAGAAAACCCAAACCAGTCCGGTGGAGTGACGCATGGCCGAAGGAATGTGTTGGTTTACTTGCCGACCGGCGAAGTAGTCTCTTCTTACTCGTCACTCGAACAGATCCTAATGAGTCTCGGGTGGGAGAGATACTTCAATGGAGACCCTGATCTAATTCAATACCACAAACGTTCCTCCATCGACCTCATCTCATTACCAAGAGACTTCTCCAAGTTCAACTCCGTTTACATGTACGACATCGTCATCAAGAACCCTAATACCTTCCACGTCCGTGATTTCCACTGA